The proteins below come from a single Crossiella sp. CA-258035 genomic window:
- a CDS encoding cyclase family protein, translating into MRTFVDISVPLMSGIASDPPGFTPEITYLDHQETAADVISFFPGARKEDLPDGEGWAIEWVRMTTHCGTHLDAPYHFASTMDGGQRAITIDEVPLEWCLQPGVKLDFRHFPDGYVVTPADIDAELARIGHTLSPLEIVVVNTSAGTRYGQPDYVSTGCGVGRAATLHLLEQGIRLTGTDAWSWDAPFVHTAKRYAAEGDPSVIWEGHKAGRDIGYCHLEKLHNLEALPATGFQISCFPHKVHRASAGWTRAVAIIDTPDA; encoded by the coding sequence ATGCGCACCTTCGTCGACATCTCGGTCCCGCTGATGAGCGGCATCGCCTCCGACCCGCCCGGCTTCACCCCGGAGATCACCTACCTGGACCACCAGGAGACCGCGGCCGACGTCATCTCCTTCTTCCCCGGCGCGAGGAAGGAGGACCTGCCCGACGGCGAGGGCTGGGCGATCGAGTGGGTGCGGATGACCACCCACTGCGGCACCCACCTGGACGCGCCCTACCACTTCGCGTCCACAATGGACGGTGGGCAGCGGGCGATCACCATCGACGAGGTGCCGCTGGAGTGGTGCCTGCAACCCGGGGTGAAACTGGACTTCCGGCACTTCCCGGACGGCTACGTGGTGACCCCGGCCGACATCGACGCCGAACTGGCCAGGATCGGCCACACGCTGAGCCCGCTGGAGATCGTGGTGGTCAACACCAGCGCGGGCACCCGCTACGGCCAGCCGGACTACGTCTCCACCGGCTGCGGCGTCGGCCGCGCCGCCACCCTGCACCTGCTGGAACAGGGCATCCGCCTCACCGGCACCGACGCCTGGAGCTGGGACGCCCCGTTCGTGCACACCGCCAAGCGCTACGCCGCCGAGGGCGACCCCTCGGTGATCTGGGAGGGCCACAAGGCGGGCCGCGACATCGGCTACTGCCACCTGGAGAAGCTGCACAACCTGGAAGCCCTGCCCGCCACCGGTTTCCAGATCTCCTGCTTCCCGCACAAGGTGCACCGCGCCTCAGCCGGCTGGACCCGCGCGGTGGCCATCATCGACACCCCGGACGCCTGA
- a CDS encoding SDR family NAD(P)-dependent oxidoreductase, with translation MARTLVVVGAGPGLGMGVARAFGRRGFRVGLIARNTRTLDGLVGELAGLGVTAAGFPADIRDRAALTDALGQVKRALGPVDVLEFSPSPTGEITGAVRTTVASAAEQFELHVLGAVTAVAAVLPDMRARGAGTLLLTTGVSSTVPAPFLANVGLAMAGLRNWAHALHAELRPEGIHVATVTIASGVIPGDPVADPDRIGARYYESYQRRERAEEVIGDLDEFRALVAASSGSGVRGVDDGHRAGPAG, from the coding sequence GTGGCGAGAACTCTGGTTGTGGTCGGCGCGGGTCCGGGGCTGGGCATGGGGGTGGCGCGGGCGTTCGGCCGTCGCGGTTTCCGGGTCGGGCTGATCGCCAGGAACACCCGCACGCTCGACGGCCTGGTTGGCGAGCTGGCCGGGCTCGGCGTGACCGCCGCGGGCTTTCCCGCCGACATCCGGGACCGGGCCGCGCTGACCGACGCGCTCGGCCAGGTCAAGCGGGCGCTGGGGCCGGTCGACGTGCTGGAGTTCAGCCCCAGTCCGACCGGTGAGATCACCGGCGCGGTGCGGACCACGGTCGCCTCCGCCGCCGAGCAGTTCGAGCTGCACGTGCTCGGCGCGGTGACCGCGGTGGCGGCGGTGCTGCCGGACATGCGGGCGCGCGGCGCGGGCACGCTGCTGCTGACCACCGGGGTCTCGTCCACGGTCCCCGCCCCGTTCCTGGCCAACGTGGGCCTGGCCATGGCCGGACTGCGCAACTGGGCGCACGCCCTGCACGCCGAGCTGCGGCCCGAGGGCATCCACGTGGCGACGGTGACGATCGCCTCCGGGGTCATCCCCGGCGACCCGGTCGCCGACCCGGACCGGATCGGCGCCCGCTACTACGAGTCGTACCAGCGGCGGGAGCGGGCCGAAGAGGTCATCGGGGACCTCGACGAGTTCCGCGCCCTGGTCGCCGCCAGCTCCGGGTCAGGCGTCCGGGGTGTCGATGATGGCCACCGCGCGGGTCCAGCCGGCTGA
- a CDS encoding helix-turn-helix domain-containing protein, with translation MATREPATTDEQACRQVLRILGLVGDKWTLPVIGQLRDRTLRFSDLHRAVTGISQRMLTLTLRQLERDGLLTRTAHPSVPPRVEYTLTPLGRTLLDAAAGLGEWADTHRREIGDNQRRYDEVQARQAQSPV, from the coding sequence TTGGCGACTCGCGAACCCGCCACGACCGATGAGCAGGCCTGCCGTCAGGTGCTGCGAATCCTGGGTCTGGTCGGCGACAAGTGGACCCTCCCGGTCATCGGGCAGCTCCGCGACCGGACGCTGCGCTTCAGCGACCTGCACCGCGCGGTCACCGGCATCTCACAGCGCATGCTCACCCTCACCCTGCGGCAGCTCGAACGCGACGGCCTACTGACCCGCACCGCGCACCCCAGCGTGCCGCCCCGCGTCGAGTACACCCTCACGCCACTGGGCCGCACCCTCCTGGACGCGGCCGCGGGCCTCGGCGAATGGGCCGACACGCACCGGCGCGAGATCGGCGACAACCAGCGCCGCTACGACGAAGTCCAGGCGCGGCAAGCACAGTCGCCGGTCTAG